A portion of the Sphingobacterium spiritivorum genome contains these proteins:
- a CDS encoding MFS transporter, whose product MKARRAFFISLVSVIIGSIQMAFFLPDGVSCIDGTSSLLDGILFYMPIQFTGVFLLSLLNQKTMDYFLLAAVLFFWIWINKVEFTHRHACWSTYTDAELIKAVLLKSVFTCGVSIALLGVFVNWYNRLSVKTGNRE is encoded by the coding sequence ATGAAAGCCAGAAGAGCCTTTTTCATCAGTCTTGTATCTGTTATCATCGGTTCCATACAAATGGCCTTTTTCCTGCCGGATGGTGTATCCTGTATTGATGGTACAAGCTCCTTACTGGATGGGATTTTATTCTATATGCCAATCCAGTTTACAGGTGTATTCTTACTGAGCCTGCTGAATCAGAAAACAATGGATTACTTTCTTTTGGCAGCTGTACTGTTTTTTTGGATATGGATAAATAAAGTCGAATTTACGCACAGGCACGCCTGCTGGTCTACCTACACTGATGCAGAGCTTATCAAAGCCGTATTATTAAAATCGGTCTTTACCTGCGGAGTTTCCATTGCCTTGTTAGGTGTATTTGTGAACTGGTACAACCGATTATCTGTTAAGACCGGAAACAGAGAGTAA
- a CDS encoding YdcF family protein, which yields MKTILKLIMLTLGTCFSHVSGAQDFSAYQTPQDWVIAKNYYATFLLAQDSGLTHTILSDQDIYSMLEKRHARYIESANCKDVACFLRAFRWEEQEVEKIISVFSRKFQTNKELKAFVANKIIPSRTYGMDVSAGERAYLEKALRQDLNAMNYVIDVYAGGKKPNYPKIDSISFDVTKKAYLYLLKDVAQDILKDVRNPEEAFYESLWTAVRLLEVNERWDAAQLEPLIQLENKKAYDAIRQTDFERYPYSLLLTLGAGPEVYDQPISPGGMLRCRMAARSYFQGLAPFIVVSGGRVHPYKTPYIEAIEMKKYLMQALNVPEEAILIDPHARHTTTNMRNTARILLHYGFPADKYAIVNSSIPHIDAVEKMADRCVRELGYVPYVLGKRISEVIIEFKPREEALTIDPDEPMDP from the coding sequence ATGAAAACTATTTTGAAATTAATAATGCTGACACTGGGGACATGCTTTAGTCATGTCTCCGGAGCTCAGGATTTTTCTGCATATCAGACACCTCAGGATTGGGTAATTGCCAAGAATTATTATGCCACATTTCTGCTGGCGCAGGATTCCGGGCTTACCCATACTATTTTGTCCGATCAGGATATATACAGTATGTTGGAAAAAAGACATGCGCGATATATCGAATCTGCTAATTGCAAAGATGTAGCCTGTTTTCTCCGGGCATTCAGATGGGAAGAACAGGAAGTGGAAAAGATTATCTCTGTTTTTAGCAGGAAGTTTCAAACAAATAAAGAGTTAAAAGCTTTTGTCGCGAATAAAATAATTCCATCACGCACATATGGTATGGATGTGTCTGCAGGAGAGCGTGCTTATCTGGAAAAGGCACTTCGTCAGGATCTGAATGCTATGAATTATGTTATCGATGTATATGCGGGAGGAAAGAAACCCAACTATCCTAAGATTGATTCTATTTCTTTTGATGTCACAAAAAAAGCATATCTGTATCTGCTCAAAGATGTAGCGCAGGATATTCTTAAAGATGTGCGTAACCCTGAAGAAGCTTTTTATGAGTCCCTGTGGACAGCTGTTCGGCTATTAGAAGTCAATGAACGTTGGGATGCCGCACAATTGGAACCGTTGATACAGCTGGAAAACAAGAAAGCTTATGATGCGATCCGACAAACAGACTTTGAACGCTATCCTTATAGTCTGCTTCTGACATTAGGAGCCGGACCGGAGGTGTATGATCAGCCTATAAGTCCTGGTGGTATGCTGCGTTGCCGGATGGCTGCCCGGAGTTATTTTCAGGGACTTGCACCTTTCATTGTGGTTTCCGGCGGACGTGTACATCCTTACAAAACTCCCTACATAGAAGCGATAGAGATGAAAAAGTATCTGATGCAGGCATTGAATGTCCCGGAAGAAGCTATTCTTATTGATCCGCATGCCAGACATACAACCACTAATATGCGCAATACAGCTCGCATCTTACTACATTATGGATTTCCGGCAGACAAATACGCAATCGTTAACAGCAGCATACCTCATATCGATGCGGTGGAGAAGATGGCTGACCGTTGCGTAAGAGAACTGGGATATGTACCCTATGTATTAGGTAAGCGAATCAGTGAAGTCATTATTGAATTCAAACCACGTGAAGAGGCCTTGACTATTGATCCGGATGAACCTATGGATCCCTGA
- a CDS encoding DoxX family protein — protein MTGEINIAKSSVLQKVTYWTATGLLAAGMLSGGLAQLSGAQKSAEGIIHLGYPVYLMYILGIWKIAGVIAILIPKFKLLKEWAYAGFFFAMSGATLSHIAAGDSFSEAIASFTFILLILISWYFRPSERKIMSDKI, from the coding sequence ATGACAGGAGAAATAAACATTGCAAAATCTTCAGTATTGCAAAAGGTGACATACTGGACAGCTACAGGATTACTGGCCGCAGGAATGCTATCAGGAGGTCTGGCACAATTATCCGGAGCACAAAAAAGTGCCGAAGGAATAATACATCTGGGTTATCCTGTATACCTGATGTACATTCTGGGTATCTGGAAAATAGCAGGTGTCATCGCTATTTTAATTCCTAAATTTAAGTTACTTAAAGAATGGGCCTATGCCGGCTTCTTTTTTGCTATGTCCGGAGCAACGCTTTCGCATATTGCTGCGGGAGATAGTTTTTCAGAAGCTATTGCGTCCTTTACCTTTATACTACTTATCCTTATATCCTGGTATTTCAGACCTTCTGAAAGAAAAATTATGTCAGACAAAATATAA
- a CDS encoding DoxX family protein — translation MKKNKIIFWITTAILILWEGLMPLGTLLFAPQYVNAGTKPLGYPDYFAYALIICKVLGVIAISLPAIPVKVKEWAYAGLTFSLIFAFISHAYVDQVVAYMLMPLAVLALLILSYCYNPKIIHSRTAK, via the coding sequence ATGAAAAAGAACAAAATAATATTCTGGATAACTACCGCCATTCTCATTCTTTGGGAAGGTCTAATGCCACTGGGTACCCTGCTTTTTGCACCACAATATGTCAATGCCGGAACAAAGCCATTAGGCTATCCGGATTACTTTGCCTATGCACTTATTATTTGTAAAGTACTGGGTGTGATAGCGATCTCTCTTCCGGCTATTCCGGTAAAGGTAAAAGAATGGGCATATGCAGGACTTACATTCAGCCTGATTTTTGCATTTATCAGTCATGCATATGTTGATCAGGTAGTTGCATATATGCTCATGCCATTGGCTGTATTAGCTTTACTCATTCTTTCTTACTGTTATAATCCGAAGATTATTCATAGCAGAACTGCAAAATAA
- a CDS encoding YdeI/OmpD-associated family protein, translated as MNTAAEHFFERNQKWSTEFHLLREIISENTDLLEDFKWMHPCYTFNGKNIVLIHGFKEYCALLFHKGALMTDPEHVLIQQTANVQAARQIRFTNSEQITELRTVIADYIREAVEIEQSGKKVEMKKTADYPVAAEFQQAMDDDAALEKAFHNLTPGRQKGYLFYFNQAKQASTRESRIEKYYQHILDGKGLDDE; from the coding sequence ATGAATACAGCTGCCGAACACTTTTTTGAGCGTAACCAAAAATGGAGTACAGAATTTCATTTACTGCGCGAAATCATCTCTGAAAATACAGACCTTCTGGAAGATTTTAAATGGATGCATCCATGTTATACCTTTAATGGAAAGAATATTGTCCTTATTCATGGGTTCAAAGAATATTGTGCATTATTATTTCATAAAGGTGCTCTGATGACAGATCCTGAACATGTTTTAATCCAACAGACAGCAAATGTACAGGCTGCAAGACAAATCAGATTCACAAACAGCGAACAGATCACGGAACTGAGAACTGTTATAGCCGATTATATTCGGGAAGCAGTAGAAATTGAACAATCAGGAAAAAAAGTGGAAATGAAAAAAACAGCTGATTATCCTGTGGCAGCTGAATTTCAACAGGCAATGGATGACGATGCAGCACTGGAAAAAGCTTTTCATAATCTGACCCCCGGACGGCAAAAGGGATATTTATTTTATTTTAATCAGGCGAAGCAAGCCTCAACAAGAGAGTCAAGGATAGAAAAATACTACCAGCATATTCTGGATGGTAAAGGACTGGATGATGAGTGA
- a CDS encoding glyoxalase — MLHQSHNIFQSGVFISFAGNCKEALTYYQSCFGGQLKFQMMEQHLEGFEKVPVISGSLISDSVSIYGSDLIPDEGRQTGNYLAVFLLCNNAQSRTLLLEKLMPAFTSSWTKDEETKSLIEVTDRYDVRWLLAV; from the coding sequence ATGTTACATCAATCACATAATATCTTTCAAAGTGGGGTATTTATTTCCTTTGCCGGCAACTGTAAAGAAGCGCTGACTTACTATCAATCTTGTTTTGGCGGGCAGTTGAAATTCCAGATGATGGAACAGCATCTGGAGGGATTTGAAAAAGTTCCGGTTATCAGTGGTTCATTGATTTCAGATAGTGTTTCTATTTACGGCTCGGATTTAATACCGGATGAAGGCCGGCAGACAGGTAATTACCTTGCAGTTTTTCTGTTGTGTAATAATGCTCAATCCCGGACACTGCTTCTGGAAAAGTTGATGCCAGCTTTCACAAGTTCATGGACAAAAGATGAGGAAACAAAATCGTTGATTGAAGTAACGGATCGATATGATGTGAGATGGTTGCTGGCAGTTTAG
- a CDS encoding GlxA family transcriptional regulator produces the protein MQISVFVPQYGTIEGITPAFRTFHTANEFLSVFGKKPVFEVEYVGLQEYVPANSGEYSIRTNRLLRDVTRTDLLIIPPVFGSIEAGIAANAEAIPYFTRLHAQGTSLASLCVGAFLLAETGLLSGKKCSTHWAYINEFKEKYPDVEIEDGAVITAHDNIYSSGGASSLWNLILYLVEKYSDRETAVLIAKYFALDISRDSQSQFAIFRGQRNHEDTDIQKVQDYVEKHYEDKITIDDLANLSSMGRRTFERRFKEATNNTPVEYIQRVRIEAAKKFFEASRKNVSEVMYDVGYSDTKAFRDIFKKITGLTPIEYRNKFAKVTSEI, from the coding sequence ATGCAAATTTCCGTTTTCGTCCCTCAATACGGTACAATAGAAGGTATCACCCCGGCATTCAGAACCTTTCATACAGCTAATGAATTTCTTAGTGTATTTGGTAAAAAACCTGTATTTGAAGTAGAATATGTAGGATTACAGGAATATGTACCGGCTAATAGCGGAGAATACAGTATCAGGACTAATCGCTTACTGCGGGATGTAACACGTACAGATTTGCTGATTATCCCACCTGTTTTTGGCAGTATAGAAGCAGGTATTGCCGCTAATGCAGAGGCTATTCCTTACTTTACCAGACTCCATGCACAGGGAACCAGTCTCGCAAGTCTTTGTGTAGGTGCATTTTTACTGGCAGAAACTGGATTGCTTTCCGGCAAGAAGTGCTCTACACACTGGGCATATATCAATGAGTTTAAAGAAAAATATCCGGATGTTGAAATCGAAGACGGTGCGGTAATAACAGCACATGATAATATCTATAGCAGTGGTGGTGCGAGTAGTCTGTGGAATCTGATTCTCTATCTCGTTGAGAAATATTCTGACAGGGAGACTGCAGTGTTAATAGCAAAATATTTTGCTTTGGATATCAGCAGAGACAGCCAGTCTCAGTTTGCTATTTTCAGGGGACAACGTAATCATGAAGATACCGATATCCAGAAAGTACAGGATTATGTAGAAAAGCACTATGAAGATAAGATCACGATTGATGATCTCGCAAACCTTAGTAGTATGGGGCGCAGGACCTTTGAAAGACGGTTTAAAGAGGCAACCAACAATACGCCAGTCGAATACATCCAACGGGTCAGAATAGAAGCTGCTAAAAAATTTTTCGAAGCTTCGCGAAAGAATGTATCAGAAGTGATGTATGATGTGGGATACAGCGATACAAAAGCCTTCCGGGATATTTTTAAAAAGATAACGGGGCTGACACCGATAGAGTATAGAAATAAATTTGCAAAGGTAACCAGCGAGATCTGA
- a CDS encoding O-acetyl-ADP-ribose deacetylase: MIQLIKGDITKIKVDAIVNAANTSLLGGGGVDGAIHKAGGSEILYECQKIRNKQGGCKVGEAVITTAGNLPANFVIHTVGPVWNGGKHNEESLLISAYRNSLVLAEENKVQSISFPNISTGIYKFPKNLAATIAIQTVSEFLNNATQIEEVIFVCYDQENYDLYKEILHKR; the protein is encoded by the coding sequence ATGATTCAGTTAATAAAAGGAGATATTACTAAAATTAAAGTAGATGCCATAGTCAATGCTGCAAATACTTCACTGCTTGGAGGCGGTGGTGTAGACGGAGCTATACATAAGGCGGGTGGTAGTGAAATTCTCTACGAATGCCAAAAAATCAGAAATAAACAAGGTGGCTGTAAAGTAGGAGAGGCCGTTATTACTACTGCAGGTAATCTACCCGCTAATTTTGTAATCCATACTGTCGGGCCTGTATGGAATGGCGGCAAGCATAATGAAGAATCATTGCTTATTTCAGCATATAGAAATAGTCTGGTATTGGCAGAAGAAAATAAAGTTCAATCCATTTCATTTCCAAATATAAGTACAGGTATTTATAAATTTCCGAAGAATCTTGCAGCTACAATTGCGATACAAACCGTGTCTGAATTTTTAAATAATGCAACTCAAATTGAGGAGGTTATTTTTGTGTGTTATGATCAGGAAAACTATGACTTGTACAAAGAGATACTTCATAAAAGATAA
- a CDS encoding SRPBCC family protein yields MKTQPQITVETTVNAPVEIVWKAWNTPEDIMQWNAADPSWHCPSSQNDLRVNGKFSNRMEARDGSFGFDFEGTYQQVDLHEKISYTMSDGREVSTLFSGMGDTTTITTTFDAETENDPEFQKQGWQAIISNFTKYVESTY; encoded by the coding sequence ATGAAAACACAACCACAAATCACAGTAGAAACAACAGTCAATGCTCCCGTAGAAATCGTCTGGAAAGCCTGGAATACACCTGAAGATATTATGCAATGGAATGCTGCAGATCCAAGTTGGCACTGCCCGTCCAGCCAAAATGATCTTCGTGTGAATGGTAAGTTTAGTAACAGGATGGAAGCCAGAGACGGAAGCTTTGGCTTCGATTTCGAAGGAACTTATCAACAGGTCGACTTGCATGAAAAGATCAGTTATACCATGTCGGACGGGCGTGAAGTCAGTACATTATTCAGCGGTATGGGAGATACAACAACAATCACAACAACCTTTGATGCAGAAACGGAGAACGATCCCGAGTTTCAGAAACAGGGCTGGCAGGCTATAATAAGCAATTTCACGAAATATGTAGAATCCACTTATTAG
- a CDS encoding SRPBCC family protein: MKTNTVSLHRVIKASPEKVFRAFADPVAHATWIPPYGFLCTVQEMEFKVGGKFRMTFINFSTGHGHSFGGTYQEIISNQFIKYSDKFDDPNLPGEMTTTVSLRQVSCGTELHIEQSGIPDMIPVEMCYLGWQESLDKMIRLVEPQIPDA; the protein is encoded by the coding sequence ATGAAAACTAACACTGTTTCCCTTCATAGGGTAATTAAAGCAAGTCCTGAAAAAGTATTTCGTGCTTTCGCAGATCCGGTTGCACACGCCACCTGGATACCACCTTATGGTTTTCTATGTACTGTCCAGGAAATGGAATTCAAAGTCGGAGGAAAATTCCGTATGACATTTATTAATTTCAGCACTGGTCACGGGCATTCGTTTGGTGGTACATATCAGGAAATTATCTCCAATCAGTTTATCAAATACAGCGATAAGTTTGATGATCCCAATCTGCCGGGAGAAATGACAACTACGGTTTCATTACGTCAGGTTTCCTGTGGTACAGAGCTTCATATCGAACAGAGTGGTATTCCCGATATGATACCAGTAGAGATGTGCTATCTGGGTTGGCAGGAATCGCTGGATAAAATGATCAGACTTGTAGAACCACAAATACCGGATGCATAA
- a CDS encoding rhomboid family intramembrane serine protease, with translation MTAVSAITQNYFTTSTGKIKRPTSVNEITATDNIRYYQLGNFNIDTTFTGVYVETDIGGKYDQDLNFTAYFVVPIMDYTNADLSAIPKHWYAIQYSKKISNSLSMDKKEKLYADFFKKSVNNIKTYNFHNLNHFEKTPKSDTKENFQKAIASIIRVPIDDSFIILEPQQGKYENRNGNKFIWIFGSFGIGLLILLIGLLKPGFSELESRRLKSTTTHKKDDFILALRYLIPKGDHFGTSIILDLNIIVFLAMIFFGVDMMSPDTNELMKWGANRRYETTHGEYWRLLTCVFIHGGLRHLILNMFGLILASIMLEPLLGWKKYFMLYILTGICASLTSIYWYSNTASIGASGAIFGLYGAILALLIWDVVKSKKPSYGMLFFAIIYVGINLLWGMIGGIDNAAHVGGLISGLIIGSVLLKTLPVSSYS, from the coding sequence ATGACAGCAGTTTCAGCTATTACTCAGAATTATTTCACAACATCAACCGGAAAAATTAAAAGGCCGACAAGTGTAAACGAAATAACAGCTACAGACAATATACGTTACTATCAATTAGGTAATTTCAATATAGACACCACTTTTACAGGAGTTTATGTAGAAACAGACATAGGAGGAAAGTATGATCAGGACCTGAATTTTACTGCTTATTTTGTTGTACCTATAATGGATTATACCAATGCTGATTTATCCGCAATTCCCAAACATTGGTATGCAATACAATACTCTAAAAAAATCAGCAATAGCCTTAGTATGGATAAAAAAGAAAAACTATACGCTGATTTTTTCAAAAAATCTGTCAATAATATCAAAACCTACAATTTTCATAATCTTAATCATTTCGAGAAAACTCCAAAATCCGATACTAAAGAAAATTTTCAAAAAGCTATTGCATCAATTATTCGTGTTCCAATAGATGATTCCTTTATTATTTTAGAACCTCAACAGGGAAAATATGAGAATCGGAATGGCAATAAATTTATTTGGATCTTCGGATCTTTTGGTATAGGTCTGCTTATTTTACTAATTGGTCTATTAAAACCTGGTTTTAGTGAACTGGAAAGCAGGAGATTAAAAAGCACAACGACTCATAAAAAAGATGATTTTATACTTGCATTACGCTATCTGATACCCAAAGGAGATCATTTCGGAACCAGTATTATATTAGATCTCAATATTATTGTTTTTCTTGCAATGATTTTCTTTGGAGTAGATATGATGTCTCCGGATACAAATGAACTCATGAAATGGGGAGCTAACAGACGTTATGAAACCACGCATGGTGAATATTGGCGTTTATTGACGTGTGTATTTATACACGGAGGCCTTCGCCATCTCATACTTAACATGTTTGGTCTTATATTGGCAAGTATTATGTTAGAGCCACTTTTGGGATGGAAAAAATATTTTATGCTATACATATTGACAGGTATTTGCGCCAGTCTTACAAGTATATACTGGTACTCTAATACTGCAAGTATTGGGGCTTCAGGAGCTATTTTTGGTTTGTATGGTGCCATTCTAGCTCTGCTTATCTGGGATGTTGTTAAGAGTAAAAAGCCAAGTTATGGAATGCTGTTTTTTGCTATTATCTATGTAGGAATAAACTTATTATGGGGAATGATCGGAGGAATTGACAATGCAGCTCATGTAGGCGGACTCATTAGTGGGTTAATAATAGGCAGTGTACTGCTTAAAACACTGCCAGTTTCAAGTTATTCATAA
- a CDS encoding ArsR/SmtB family transcription factor, whose product MNLRRDVFQAVADPTRRAILLLVATQSMTAGAIASNFDTARPTVSRHLQILTECELLTSEQSGREITYKLNPYKMKEIADFIEPFRQMWDERFNKLEAIMKQYKTK is encoded by the coding sequence ATGAACTTAAGAAGAGATGTTTTCCAGGCCGTTGCAGATCCGACAAGAAGAGCCATACTTCTTTTAGTGGCAACGCAATCTATGACGGCAGGAGCTATTGCTTCCAACTTTGATACCGCCAGGCCTACAGTTTCCAGACACCTGCAGATTCTGACGGAATGCGAACTATTGACATCTGAACAAAGCGGAAGAGAGATTACCTACAAGTTGAATCCTTACAAAATGAAGGAGATAGCTGATTTTATTGAACCATTCCGTCAGATGTGGGACGAACGTTTTAATAAACTGGAAGCCATTATGAAACAATATAAAACCAAATAA
- a CDS encoding ArsC/Spx/MgsR family protein — MCSKSRAALELLKEYTPEVEIKEYIKDVPGKEELIGLLDMLQLKPLELIRRNEAVFEDKFKDALHSDEEWIDIILQYPVLIERPIVVRNGKAVIGRPTERIIDLLTDGRERDLT; from the coding sequence ATGTGCAGTAAAAGTCGGGCTGCCCTGGAGTTGCTGAAAGAATATACACCGGAAGTAGAAATAAAGGAGTATATAAAGGATGTTCCTGGTAAAGAGGAACTCATCGGGCTTTTAGATATGCTTCAACTCAAACCTCTGGAGCTGATCAGACGCAATGAAGCTGTATTTGAGGACAAGTTTAAAGATGCTCTGCATTCAGACGAAGAATGGATTGATATTATACTGCAATATCCTGTTCTTATAGAACGTCCTATAGTTGTCAGAAATGGTAAGGCCGTGATTGGTCGTCCCACAGAACGGATAATTGATCTGCTGACAGATGGGCGAGAACGAGACCTAACCTAA
- a CDS encoding SRPBCC domain-containing protein produces MEHKTKVSAEDNKQEISITRTFDLPVDLLFKAYEEAHIVEQWMGTKVLKLESKPHGSYAFETSHNGNVVFRANGTIHEFVPNQRITRTFEMENSPFPVQLEYLSFEKITEESSRLTMQIVFKSVAYRNQLLQMPFAQGISLAHDRLQSVCNKLI; encoded by the coding sequence ATGGAACATAAAACAAAAGTGAGTGCTGAAGATAACAAGCAGGAAATTAGTATCACAAGAACATTTGATCTCCCTGTAGATCTGCTTTTCAAAGCGTATGAAGAGGCGCATATTGTTGAACAATGGATGGGGACAAAAGTGTTGAAACTGGAAAGTAAGCCGCATGGCTCATATGCTTTCGAAACCTCTCATAATGGCAATGTGGTCTTTCGTGCAAACGGAACAATTCATGAATTTGTCCCCAATCAACGAATTACACGAACTTTTGAGATGGAAAACAGTCCTTTTCCTGTTCAGCTTGAATACCTTTCATTTGAAAAAATAACAGAAGAGAGTAGCCGGCTTACCATGCAGATTGTTTTTAAATCGGTAGCATACCGGAATCAGTTGCTGCAGATGCCTTTTGCTCAGGGGATTAGTCTTGCACATGACAGGTTGCAAAGTGTATGTAATAAACTTATATAA
- a CDS encoding glycoside hydrolase domain-containing protein: protein MKNFIRLFSICMLLMLSSQPFVHAQSKASLINVFLGSSGDHGQMSPAASAAFHQMSIAPQTYPTLHMGYEYLAKEILGFTHNRFEGVGCKGSGGLILVKPFLGEQDDHQPLLKVTEQAGPGFYEIGLSNTIKATFAVDNNFGIHEYSFPKGKKGFRLDLAHAFNNAFVSNTYQIGSDGILQGSVRARTTCGVGIYTIHYAIKVSSAGTWQGKGDQLTLHLEENSEKITLQIAFSAVSVQKASETLKRNTGRSYSDVRNASFQQWDTYLSGIEVKGNPEREKLFYSLFYRTLQSPYQISEADGQYSGTDGKIHLAKGKRYHGWAIWDNYKTQLPLLELLYPQLYQDVVSSISDLYRYGKFDFAGPNEPANSVRTEHAAVVLLDARNKGYDIHFDAIKDSLVSDTARFDFSKPDKALEAAYDMWAMAQLFDKKGIHYAQRASSYKTVWQKEFKDLSRNDVDRMSARNMYQGTIRQYRWNVPFDIGGLVDLAGGKKAFTNQLDEFYDRHYFNRANEPDMQSPTLYYASEKPWKYQSLVHQLAVDTVIQYYFNDNSRGIDPFIDRIYKNEPKAYIRTMDDDAGAMSGWFVLTAIGLHQPVIGHPLYYLNVPLFPEINLHRAEHTLQIRVHNFGDENKYIARVRLNGKDIKRLWLSHEEISGGGLLEIDASSEPSGYGSENIWISGKNILP, encoded by the coding sequence ATGAAAAATTTTATTCGCCTGTTTTCCATTTGTATGTTGCTGATGCTAAGTTCGCAGCCATTTGTACACGCTCAATCCAAAGCATCGCTTATAAATGTGTTTTTGGGCTCTTCCGGAGACCACGGACAAATGTCACCTGCAGCATCAGCTGCTTTTCATCAGATGAGTATTGCTCCACAGACCTATCCGACCTTGCATATGGGGTATGAGTATCTTGCAAAAGAGATACTGGGGTTCACACATAACAGATTTGAAGGAGTAGGCTGTAAGGGAAGTGGCGGGCTGATTCTGGTCAAACCTTTTCTTGGGGAGCAGGATGATCATCAACCGTTGTTAAAAGTGACTGAGCAGGCCGGCCCCGGATTTTATGAAATCGGATTAAGTAATACTATCAAAGCAACTTTTGCTGTTGATAATAACTTTGGCATTCATGAGTATAGTTTTCCAAAAGGGAAGAAGGGATTCCGTTTAGATCTTGCTCATGCTTTCAATAATGCTTTTGTGTCCAACACCTATCAAATCGGTTCGGACGGAATACTCCAGGGTTCGGTCAGAGCACGTACAACATGTGGAGTAGGGATTTATACGATCCATTATGCTATTAAAGTTTCTTCAGCCGGTACCTGGCAGGGGAAAGGGGATCAGTTAACCCTTCATCTGGAAGAAAACAGCGAAAAAATAACCCTTCAGATTGCTTTTTCTGCAGTCAGTGTACAAAAAGCATCCGAGACGCTTAAACGTAATACAGGCCGTTCATACAGTGATGTCAGGAATGCCTCTTTTCAACAGTGGGATACCTATCTCTCCGGTATCGAAGTAAAAGGTAATCCTGAAAGAGAAAAACTATTTTATTCCTTGTTTTATCGTACCCTGCAGTCTCCTTATCAAATCTCTGAGGCAGACGGACAGTATTCCGGTACCGATGGAAAGATTCACTTGGCTAAAGGAAAACGTTATCATGGCTGGGCTATATGGGATAATTATAAAACACAACTGCCTTTATTAGAACTGCTTTATCCACAATTGTATCAGGATGTGGTCTCATCCATTTCTGACCTGTACCGATACGGTAAATTTGACTTTGCCGGCCCAAATGAACCTGCCAATTCAGTTCGTACCGAACATGCAGCAGTAGTGCTGCTGGATGCCAGAAATAAAGGATACGATATCCATTTTGATGCTATAAAAGATTCATTGGTGAGCGATACAGCCCGGTTTGATTTCTCAAAACCGGATAAAGCTTTAGAAGCAGCTTACGATATGTGGGCTATGGCACAGCTTTTTGATAAAAAGGGGATACATTATGCACAGAGAGCCAGTAGTTATAAAACTGTCTGGCAGAAAGAATTCAAAGATTTATCCCGAAACGATGTAGATCGTATGTCTGCAAGAAATATGTATCAGGGAACGATCAGACAGTACCGTTGGAATGTACCTTTTGATATTGGGGGACTGGTAGATCTGGCCGGAGGAAAAAAGGCATTTACAAATCAACTGGATGAATTCTATGATCGGCATTATTTTAACAGAGCCAATGAACCGGATATGCAGTCTCCTACGTTGTATTATGCCAGTGAAAAACCCTGGAAATATCAGTCTCTGGTTCATCAGCTAGCCGTAGATACAGTTATCCAATATTACTTCAACGACAACAGCAGAGGAATAGATCCTTTTATAGACCGGATTTATAAAAATGAACCCAAAGCCTATATCCGGACAATGGACGATGATGCCGGTGCTATGTCGGGATGGTTTGTGCTCACAGCCATAGGACTGCATCAACCTGTGATCGGCCATCCGTTATACTATCTCAATGTACCTTTATTTCCGGAAATCAATCTTCACAGAGCAGAGCATACCTTGCAGATTAGGGTACATAATTTTGGCGATGAAAATAAATATATTGCAAGGGTAAGACTCAACGGTAAGGATATTAAACGCTTATGGTTATCGCACGAAGAGATTAGCGGGGGAGGTCTTTTAGAAATTGACGCCAGTTCCGAACCTTCCGGGTACGGCAGTGAGAATATCTGGATCTCCGGAAAAAATATCCTTCCTTAA